In a genomic window of Nocardiopsis mwathae:
- a CDS encoding aspartate kinase yields the protein MALIVQKYGGSSVADADAIKRVAQRIVAQKKAGYDVVVVVSAMGDTTDELLDLAEKVSPVPPGREMDMLLTAGERMSMALVAMAIGNLGYEARSFTGSQAGVITTSLHGNAKIIDVTPGRIQEALDDGSICIVAGFQGVSQDSKDITTLGRGGSDTTAVALAAALNADACEIYTDVDGVFTADPRIVPTARRIPKISYEEMLEMAATGTKILHLRCVEYARRYNIPLHVRSSFSQKPGTWVVSEVEETEGMEQPIISGVSHDRSEAKITVVGVPDKVGEAAAIFTALADAEINIDMIVQNVSTAATGRTDISFTVPMDFGQTAMTALQKIQEKVGFEGLRYDDQIGKVSLVGAGMRSYPGVTSRFFDAIARSGTNIEMISTSEIRISVIVEQDQIDSAVAAAHTEFELDADQVEAVVYGGTGR from the coding sequence GTGGCTCTAATCGTGCAGAAGTACGGCGGGTCCTCCGTCGCTGACGCAGACGCCATCAAGCGGGTAGCCCAGCGGATCGTCGCTCAGAAAAAAGCGGGATATGACGTGGTCGTCGTGGTCTCGGCCATGGGCGACACCACCGATGAGCTCCTCGACCTCGCCGAGAAGGTCTCCCCCGTTCCCCCCGGCCGCGAGATGGACATGCTGCTGACCGCCGGTGAGCGCATGTCGATGGCCCTGGTCGCCATGGCGATCGGGAACCTGGGGTACGAGGCCCGCTCCTTCACCGGCTCGCAGGCCGGAGTCATCACCACGTCCCTGCACGGCAACGCCAAGATCATCGACGTCACCCCGGGCCGGATCCAGGAGGCGCTGGACGACGGGTCGATCTGCATCGTCGCCGGGTTCCAGGGTGTCTCGCAGGACAGCAAGGACATCACCACGCTGGGCCGCGGCGGCTCCGACACCACGGCCGTCGCGCTCGCGGCGGCGCTGAACGCCGACGCGTGCGAGATCTACACCGACGTCGACGGTGTGTTCACCGCCGACCCGCGGATCGTGCCGACCGCCCGCCGCATCCCCAAGATCTCCTATGAGGAGATGCTGGAGATGGCGGCCACCGGCACCAAGATCCTGCACCTGCGGTGCGTGGAGTACGCGCGGCGGTACAACATCCCGCTGCACGTCCGCTCGTCGTTCAGTCAGAAGCCCGGTACCTGGGTCGTCTCGGAAGTTGAGGAAACCGAAGGCATGGAACAACCGATCATCTCCGGCGTCTCGCACGACCGCAGCGAGGCCAAGATCACGGTCGTCGGTGTCCCCGACAAGGTCGGTGAGGCCGCGGCGATCTTCACGGCCCTGGCCGACGCCGAGATCAACATCGACATGATCGTGCAGAACGTGTCGACCGCCGCCACCGGGCGCACCGACATCTCCTTCACGGTGCCGATGGACTTCGGCCAGACCGCGATGACGGCGCTGCAGAAGATCCAGGAGAAGGTCGGCTTCGAGGGGCTGCGCTACGACGACCAGATCGGCAAGGTGTCGCTGGTCGGCGCGGGCATGCGTTCCTACCCGGGCGTCACCTCCCGGTTCTTCGACGCCATCGCGCGCTCCGGCACCAACATCGAGATGATCTCGACCTCGGAGATCCGCATCTCGGTCATCGTGGAGCAGGACCAGATCGACTCGGCCGTCGCGGCCGCCCACACCGAATTCGAGCTCGACGCCGACCAGGTCGAGGCCGTCGTGTACGGAGGTACCGGACGATGA
- a CDS encoding aspartate-semialdehyde dehydrogenase, with translation MSNRLPTLAIVGATGAVGTVMLDILSTRENVWGEIRLIASPRSAGKRLTVRGEEIEVQALAPEVFDGVDVAMFDVPDEVSEQWAPIAAERGAVAVDNSGAFRMDPDVPLVVPEVNAEQTRNRPRGIVSNPNCTTLSMIVAMGALHRAYGLTDLVVASYQAASGAGQEGIDTLHDQISKVASDRTLGSRAGDVRAAAGELGPFPAPLAMNVVPWAGSLKEDGYSSEELKVRNESRKILGLPELRVSATCVRVPVVTTHALAVHATFAQEVDAAAAREALAAAPGVVVQDDPAKGEFPTPADVVGTDPTWVGRIRRSLDDPRSLDLFLCGDNLRKGAALNTAQIAEVLAEEFTRG, from the coding sequence ATGAGCAACCGCCTTCCCACCCTCGCCATCGTCGGCGCCACCGGTGCCGTGGGCACCGTCATGCTCGACATCCTCTCCACCCGCGAGAACGTGTGGGGCGAGATCCGGCTGATCGCCTCCCCGCGCTCCGCCGGCAAGCGCCTCACCGTCCGCGGCGAGGAGATCGAGGTCCAGGCGCTGGCCCCCGAGGTCTTCGACGGCGTCGACGTCGCCATGTTCGACGTGCCCGACGAGGTGTCCGAGCAGTGGGCGCCGATCGCCGCCGAGCGCGGCGCGGTGGCGGTGGACAACTCCGGCGCGTTCCGGATGGACCCCGACGTCCCGCTCGTGGTTCCCGAGGTCAACGCCGAACAGACGCGCAACCGCCCGCGCGGCATCGTCAGCAACCCGAACTGCACCACGCTGTCGATGATCGTCGCCATGGGCGCGCTGCACCGCGCCTACGGGCTGACCGACCTGGTCGTCGCCTCCTACCAGGCCGCCTCCGGCGCCGGCCAGGAGGGCATCGACACCCTGCACGACCAGATCTCCAAGGTCGCCAGCGACCGCACCCTCGGCAGCCGCGCCGGAGACGTGCGCGCCGCCGCGGGCGAGCTCGGCCCGTTCCCGGCGCCGCTGGCCATGAACGTGGTGCCGTGGGCCGGGTCGCTGAAGGAGGACGGCTACTCCTCGGAGGAGCTGAAGGTCCGCAACGAGTCGCGGAAGATCCTGGGCCTTCCGGAGCTGCGGGTTTCGGCCACCTGTGTGCGCGTGCCGGTGGTCACCACCCACGCGCTGGCCGTGCACGCCACCTTCGCCCAGGAGGTGGACGCCGCCGCGGCCCGCGAGGCGCTGGCCGCCGCCCCGGGCGTGGTGGTCCAGGACGACCCGGCCAAGGGCGAGTTCCCGACCCCGGCCGACGTCGTGGGGACCGACCCGACCTGGGTGGGGCGCATTCGGCGCTCGCTCGACGACCCCAGGTCGCTCGACCTGTTCCTGTGCGGGGACAACCTGCGCAAGGGGGCCGCGCTGAACACCGCCCAGATCGCGGAGGTCCTGGCCGAGGAGTTCACCCGGGGCTGA
- a CDS encoding alpha/beta hydrolase, with amino-acid sequence MTTNSGLALRVGGLLGVLTLAAGCSLGAVDGGREDQEGAASDDISAALGQSISWKPCHDDDEVDELHDADLEVGFDEDEAEEARDWRAALECGSLTVPVDYADPEGRSLKMRVIRKPAEGTADDRVGSLIVNPGGPGVSGVEHMDSPAFGDGIRSRFDIVSFDPRGVGKSRAIMCGDPEALYGAQDAIHGTDPAELSEAELGELEKAAKAYADACAEDVGEDFLGSVGTVDVVNDVEVLRDALGDDALTYVGFSYGTYIGALYAETYPDNVRALVLDGAVETTRSNADIAVDQAKGFQTAWESFVEDCIATGDYCPFSSTDAAENELERILGKIEDGGYEVAGMQATRSAMLNLISQMLYSEDNWEGLRYTLDAADYGDTQVAQDNLDAIAEDMFGGEEFTAGDDEDGTVDTEAALVAINCVDRTDPTDIEAYRKAAEKAAEASPLFGADVVWAQLPCAYWAADAPAPTEFSAEDAPPIVVVGTRNDPATPYAWAEELSEQLASATLVTYEGDGHTVYGYNKSACIDDPLDAYLIDTSVPEEGLSCPSAR; translated from the coding sequence GTGACAACGAATTCCGGGCTCGCCCTGCGGGTCGGGGGGCTGCTGGGTGTCCTCACACTCGCGGCGGGGTGCAGCCTCGGCGCGGTCGACGGCGGCCGGGAGGACCAGGAGGGCGCGGCGTCGGACGACATCTCCGCCGCGCTGGGCCAGTCGATCTCCTGGAAGCCCTGCCACGACGACGATGAGGTCGACGAACTCCACGACGCGGACCTTGAGGTCGGCTTCGATGAGGACGAGGCCGAGGAGGCCCGCGACTGGCGCGCCGCGCTCGAATGCGGGTCGCTCACGGTACCGGTCGACTACGCCGACCCCGAGGGCAGGTCGCTGAAGATGCGGGTCATCCGCAAGCCGGCCGAGGGCACCGCGGACGACCGCGTCGGTTCGCTCATCGTCAACCCCGGCGGCCCCGGCGTTTCCGGCGTCGAGCACATGGACTCCCCCGCCTTCGGCGACGGCATCCGCTCCCGCTTCGACATCGTCTCCTTCGACCCACGCGGCGTCGGCAAGAGCCGCGCCATCATGTGCGGCGACCCCGAGGCGCTGTACGGCGCGCAGGACGCGATCCACGGCACGGACCCGGCGGAGCTGTCCGAAGCGGAGCTCGGCGAGCTGGAGAAGGCCGCGAAGGCCTACGCCGACGCGTGCGCCGAGGATGTCGGGGAGGACTTCCTGGGCAGCGTCGGCACGGTCGACGTCGTCAACGACGTGGAGGTGCTGCGCGACGCGCTCGGCGACGACGCCCTCACCTACGTGGGGTTCTCCTACGGCACCTACATCGGCGCGCTGTACGCCGAGACCTATCCGGACAACGTGCGCGCCCTGGTGCTCGACGGCGCCGTGGAGACCACCCGGTCCAACGCCGACATCGCGGTCGACCAGGCCAAGGGCTTCCAAACGGCGTGGGAGTCCTTCGTGGAGGACTGCATCGCCACCGGCGACTACTGCCCCTTCTCCTCCACCGATGCGGCCGAGAACGAGCTGGAGCGCATCCTCGGCAAGATCGAGGACGGCGGGTACGAGGTCGCGGGCATGCAGGCCACGCGGTCGGCCATGCTCAACCTGATCAGCCAGATGCTCTACAGCGAGGACAACTGGGAGGGCCTGCGCTACACCCTGGACGCCGCCGACTACGGCGACACACAGGTCGCCCAGGACAACCTGGACGCCATCGCCGAGGACATGTTCGGCGGCGAGGAGTTCACCGCGGGGGACGACGAGGACGGAACGGTGGACACCGAGGCCGCGCTGGTGGCGATCAACTGCGTCGACCGCACCGACCCCACCGACATCGAGGCCTACCGGAAGGCCGCCGAGAAGGCGGCGGAGGCGTCCCCGCTGTTCGGCGCCGACGTGGTCTGGGCACAGCTGCCGTGCGCCTACTGGGCGGCCGACGCGCCGGCGCCTACGGAGTTCTCCGCCGAGGACGCCCCGCCGATCGTCGTCGTGGGCACCCGCAACGACCCCGCCACCCCCTACGCCTGGGCCGAGGAGCTCTCCGAGCAGCTGGCGTCGGCGACGCTGGTGACGTATGAGGGCGACGGCCACACGGTGTACGGCTACAACAAGAGCGCGTGCATCGACGACCCGTTGGACGCCTACCTCATCGACACGTCGGTGCCGGAGGAGGGCCTCAGCTGCCCCTCCGCGCGGTGA
- a CDS encoding GntR family transcriptional regulator, whose amino-acid sequence MAGQPRYLWLADRLRTPILNGELTPGTRLPSRSRLAREYEVSEQVSRHALRLLVSEGLVEARPGSGYYVRSVPQIHRFSRTDRASGSGVEPLCRRDLDTVTEKACDLVSRRLAIRDGDAVYRTRCLGLTDGVPVALHTAWEPMLLTHGTLRTPADAEPGTSVLDRLGAAGVIIDRVVEEVGVRPLREPEASMLQLAAGLPVLVVERTHYNGQRPVETSDLVGSVDHCRLLYRLSLSRTPRRTR is encoded by the coding sequence ATGGCAGGGCAACCGCGCTATCTGTGGCTGGCCGACCGGCTTCGCACGCCCATCCTCAACGGAGAGCTGACCCCGGGGACCCGGCTCCCCTCGCGGTCCCGCCTGGCCCGGGAGTACGAGGTGAGCGAGCAGGTGTCCCGGCACGCCCTGCGCCTCCTCGTCAGCGAGGGACTGGTGGAGGCCCGGCCCGGCTCCGGATACTACGTGCGGTCGGTGCCGCAGATCCACCGCTTCTCCCGCACCGACCGCGCCTCGGGGTCGGGCGTGGAGCCGCTGTGCCGCCGCGACCTCGACACCGTCACCGAGAAGGCGTGCGACCTGGTCTCGCGCCGGCTCGCCATCCGCGACGGCGACGCCGTGTACCGCACGCGCTGCCTCGGTCTGACCGACGGCGTGCCGGTCGCGCTGCACACGGCATGGGAGCCGATGCTGCTCACCCACGGCACGCTGCGCACCCCGGCCGACGCCGAGCCGGGCACGAGCGTGCTCGACCGGCTCGGTGCCGCCGGGGTGATCATCGACCGGGTGGTGGAGGAGGTGGGGGTGCGCCCGCTGCGCGAACCGGAGGCCTCCATGCTCCAGCTCGCCGCCGGCCTCCCGGTCCTGGTGGTGGAGCGCACCCATTACAACGGCCAGCGCCCGGTGGAGACCTCCGACCTGGTGGGCTCGGTCGACCACTGCCGCCTGCTGTACCGCCTCAGCCTCTCCCGAACCCCCAGAAGGACCCGGTGA
- a CDS encoding S9 family peptidase translates to MGERWQDRFRASRISLPSWAREAPDHSMFRGNASGTWEIYTWDRATGEQRQVTKRHHGTTSGTLDPTGTWVWWFGDTDGDEFGTWRRQPFQGGPDTAAVPGLPPSYIGGLALGVSGLALVGRSTDDGFSVHLSRPGTQPRTVYAHRQEGWIADLSHDESLFVIGHSEHGDSRHMAVRVLRLLPDGTAATVADLWDGPGRDLTPVGFAPGGHRVLVLHERHGRVEPLIWDPLTGTEQEIRIDLPGELSAGWTPDGRSLLISQDHRARSRVHRHDPATGATTPLDIPDGLVAAAAARPDGTVEYSWSSSEHPPVVRDTTGATLLAPPGPVAPPSVPVRDVDVPGPGGDIHALVSVPAGAAEPLPTVFMVHGGPQAQDVDAFSAAVSAWVDHGFAVVRVNYRGSSGYGAAWRDAIEGRVGLTELEDIKAVRDWAVASGLADAGRMILEGGSWGGYLTLLGLGVYPEDWSLGIAAMPLADYAASYADQMESLRAFDRSMFGGSPDDVPDLYRRSSPITYVENVTAPVLILAGENDPRCPIRQIDNYIARLTELGKSHEVYRFDAGHGSFVVEELIRHMSAELDFAQRFTAPRREGPSPRTA, encoded by the coding sequence ATGGGCGAGCGTTGGCAAGATCGGTTCCGTGCGAGCAGGATCAGTCTCCCATCCTGGGCCAGGGAAGCCCCTGATCATTCGATGTTCCGCGGCAACGCCAGCGGCACCTGGGAGATCTACACCTGGGACCGCGCCACCGGCGAGCAGCGCCAAGTGACCAAGCGCCACCACGGCACGACATCGGGCACCCTCGACCCGACCGGGACGTGGGTGTGGTGGTTCGGCGACACCGACGGCGACGAGTTCGGCACCTGGCGGCGGCAGCCGTTCCAGGGCGGCCCCGACACCGCGGCCGTCCCCGGCCTTCCCCCCTCCTACATCGGCGGGCTCGCACTCGGTGTCTCCGGGCTGGCCCTCGTGGGGCGCTCCACCGACGACGGCTTCAGCGTCCACCTCAGCCGCCCCGGCACCCAGCCGCGCACCGTCTACGCCCACCGCCAGGAAGGCTGGATCGCCGACCTGTCGCACGACGAGTCGCTCTTCGTCATCGGGCACAGCGAACACGGCGACAGCCGCCACATGGCCGTGCGGGTGCTGCGCCTCCTACCCGACGGCACCGCCGCGACCGTCGCCGACCTGTGGGACGGCCCCGGCCGCGACCTCACGCCCGTCGGCTTCGCCCCCGGCGGCCACCGGGTGCTGGTGCTGCACGAACGCCACGGCCGGGTCGAGCCCCTCATCTGGGACCCCCTCACCGGCACCGAGCAGGAGATCCGCATCGATCTGCCCGGCGAGCTCTCCGCGGGGTGGACGCCCGACGGCCGCTCCCTGCTGATCTCCCAGGACCACCGGGCGCGCAGCCGCGTCCACCGGCATGACCCGGCCACCGGCGCCACCACCCCGCTGGACATCCCCGACGGCCTGGTGGCCGCCGCCGCGGCCCGCCCCGACGGGACGGTCGAGTACTCCTGGTCCAGCTCCGAACACCCGCCCGTGGTCCGCGACACCACCGGCGCCACCCTCCTGGCCCCGCCCGGCCCCGTCGCGCCGCCCTCCGTCCCGGTCCGCGACGTCGACGTCCCCGGGCCCGGCGGCGACATCCACGCGCTCGTGTCCGTCCCCGCGGGCGCCGCCGAACCGCTGCCCACCGTGTTCATGGTCCACGGCGGTCCCCAAGCTCAGGATGTCGACGCGTTCTCCGCGGCGGTCTCCGCGTGGGTCGACCACGGCTTCGCCGTCGTCCGGGTCAACTACCGGGGCTCCAGCGGCTACGGCGCCGCCTGGCGCGACGCCATCGAGGGCCGCGTCGGCCTGACCGAGCTGGAGGACATCAAGGCCGTCCGCGACTGGGCGGTCGCCTCCGGGCTGGCCGACGCGGGGCGGATGATCCTGGAGGGCGGCTCCTGGGGGGGCTACCTCACCCTCCTCGGCCTGGGGGTGTACCCCGAGGACTGGAGCCTGGGCATCGCCGCGATGCCGCTGGCCGACTACGCCGCCTCCTACGCGGACCAGATGGAGTCGCTGCGCGCCTTCGACCGCTCGATGTTCGGCGGCTCCCCCGACGACGTCCCCGACCTGTACCGCCGCTCCTCGCCCATCACCTACGTGGAGAACGTGACCGCTCCCGTGCTCATCCTCGCGGGGGAGAACGACCCCCGCTGCCCCATCCGGCAGATCGACAACTACATCGCCCGCCTCACCGAGCTCGGCAAATCGCACGAGGTGTACCGGTTCGACGCCGGGCACGGCTCGTTCGTCGTGGAGGAGCTGATCCGCCATATGTCGGCCGAACTGGATTTCGCGCAGAGATTCACCGCCCCCCGCAGGGAAGGACCGTCCCCGAGGACCGCATAG
- a CDS encoding NAD(P)-dependent oxidoreductase: MSTTNTNTNTSTAPVTLIGLGPMGQAMGRALLKAGHPLTVWNRTREKAAPLVEQGAVLADTPADAVAANELVLLSLTDYDVMYRLLGDLDAELRGRTLVNLSSDTPARARAGASWARERGAAYVTGGVMTPPPGIGDPSMSTFYSGDKEAFEAVRPVLETLTAADFRGTDPGLAQVYYQVVMNLFWTSMTSFVHSVALARAEGIAVGTIVPYLVESNDMADFYRGLGEEITAGEFPGELERLSMDAASADHVLHTARDAGVDDTLPAAVMSILQRGLDAGYHDRSFSILATLMDAGDRA; encoded by the coding sequence GTGAGCACGACGAACACGAACACCAACACGAGCACGGCACCGGTGACGCTGATCGGGCTGGGTCCGATGGGCCAGGCCATGGGACGGGCCCTGCTGAAGGCCGGCCACCCGCTCACGGTCTGGAACCGGACCAGGGAGAAGGCCGCACCACTGGTGGAGCAGGGTGCGGTGCTCGCGGACACCCCCGCCGATGCGGTGGCCGCCAACGAGCTGGTCCTGCTCAGCCTCACCGACTACGACGTCATGTACCGGCTCCTGGGCGACCTCGACGCCGAGCTGCGCGGCAGGACCCTGGTCAACCTCAGTTCCGACACCCCTGCCAGGGCCCGTGCCGGCGCGTCCTGGGCGAGGGAGCGCGGCGCGGCCTATGTCACCGGTGGCGTCATGACCCCGCCGCCCGGAATCGGCGACCCCTCCATGTCCACGTTCTACAGCGGCGACAAGGAGGCCTTCGAGGCGGTCCGCCCGGTGCTGGAGACCCTCACCGCGGCCGACTTCCGGGGGACCGACCCGGGCCTCGCGCAGGTCTACTACCAGGTGGTGATGAACCTGTTCTGGACGAGCATGACCTCGTTCGTCCACTCGGTGGCCCTGGCGCGGGCCGAGGGGATCGCGGTGGGCACGATCGTGCCCTACCTGGTGGAGTCCAACGACATGGCCGACTTCTACCGAGGGCTGGGCGAGGAGATCACCGCCGGGGAGTTCCCCGGTGAGCTGGAGCGCCTGTCCATGGACGCCGCCAGCGCCGACCACGTGCTGCACACCGCCCGCGACGCGGGCGTCGACGACACGCTTCCGGCGGCGGTCATGTCGATCCTCCAGCGCGGCCTGGACGCCGGATACCACGACCGGTCCTTCAGCATCCTGGCCACGCTGATGGACGCGGGGGATCGCGCCTGA
- a CDS encoding BTAD domain-containing putative transcriptional regulator — protein sequence MRFGVLGPLTVWTADGQRSALPGTKVRALLAGLLLRRGRVVGADRLVDDLWGDTPPADPAGVLQARVSELRKALEEAGEGGRALVEYRAPGYVLDIPADHVDAGRFEALTEQAAASANPHDRRGLLATALDLWRGPALPEFADADFARAAVARWEERRLTSLEDLAETRLDLGEHGALTAELGALVQRHPFRERLRRAHMRALYRSGRQREALESYAELRTRLADELGLDPGPEAAALHAAILRQDPDLAPPHRTSPAASPSTRTAAGAGTRTAPPATNLPAPPGPLIGRSGDVAGVRALLEAGRLVTLTGPGGVGKTRLAVEAASDAAAAGGFPDGVWLVELAVLDRGDDPVEAVAALLGLRDDAEPGLPAAAGGGAPLAERLADALRGKRALLVLDNCEHVIDGAARMAARLLAAAPHLRLLATSREPMGISGERLRLVAPLALPPATAPPDPGALRRTGAVRLFEERASAAAPGFELSDGNAAAVAAVCRRLDGIPLALELAATRVRVLGVHELARRLDDRFRLLSGGRRDAPARQRTLRSVIDWSWESLEEDERAVLRRLAVHRDGCTLEAAEEVCSGDGVARAGVLDLLSSLVDRSLVAVSGEGDGHRYRLLESIAAYALERLADAGEVDAVRGRHARYCADLAERLESGLRGSEQCRAMARFDAEAADLRAALTHSAGAADARTALRIANAMAWYGYLRGRLGEAASALAEALSARPTPEDAEARAEAKAWSAGLRIATDAEGVGEALWDSAVEGLNAVADPRRRMFLEWFLECAGWGRGDAETSMDRLTGLLERAGAEGDRWTAAAALALRAQWAQILGDLGAQHRDGAQSAALFREFGDQWGVLQASDVLSQHAEIVGDYPEAERRHREGLRIAETLGLSGAASLKLTGLGRIALLTGDHGSARTLHERAAHLAREYSFQMGIQFAEAGLALLARREGRFDEAEESLTSSLAWNRRADGRIGVAFILAELGFVAEQRGDAATALARQREGYDAARRSTDPRATALALEGLAGAHSLGGDPHHAARLLGAAAAARASVGAPLPQGERADVDRITARVRTDLGEEEFDAEAAAGARRHPDDLVGDRPVRGAVPDRGGGRFPCRSGTPR from the coding sequence ATGCGGTTCGGGGTACTGGGCCCACTCACGGTGTGGACGGCGGACGGGCAGCGGTCCGCACTGCCCGGTACCAAGGTCCGCGCCCTACTGGCCGGGCTGCTGCTGCGCCGGGGCCGGGTGGTCGGCGCGGACCGGCTGGTCGACGACCTGTGGGGGGACACCCCACCCGCCGACCCGGCGGGGGTTCTGCAGGCGCGCGTCTCCGAGTTGCGCAAGGCGCTCGAAGAGGCCGGGGAGGGCGGGCGCGCGCTGGTGGAGTACCGGGCACCCGGCTACGTCCTCGACATCCCGGCCGACCACGTCGACGCCGGGCGCTTCGAGGCGCTCACCGAGCAGGCGGCGGCGTCGGCGAACCCCCATGACCGCCGCGGCCTCCTCGCCACCGCCCTCGACCTGTGGCGCGGACCGGCCCTCCCCGAGTTCGCCGACGCCGACTTCGCGCGGGCGGCCGTCGCGCGCTGGGAGGAGCGTCGGCTCACGTCGCTCGAAGACCTGGCCGAAACACGCCTCGACCTCGGTGAACATGGAGCGCTGACGGCTGAGCTCGGTGCCCTCGTCCAGCGCCACCCCTTCCGTGAGCGGCTGCGCCGCGCCCACATGCGCGCGCTGTACCGGTCCGGCCGCCAGCGCGAGGCTCTGGAGAGCTACGCGGAGCTGCGTACCCGCCTCGCCGACGAACTGGGCCTCGATCCCGGCCCTGAGGCGGCCGCCCTGCACGCGGCCATCCTCCGCCAGGACCCCGACCTTGCCCCGCCGCACCGGACGTCACCCGCGGCCTCGCCATCCACACGGACCGCCGCCGGCGCCGGAACCCGCACCGCGCCCCCCGCCACGAACCTGCCCGCGCCCCCCGGGCCCCTGATCGGGCGAAGCGGCGACGTCGCCGGGGTCCGTGCCCTGCTGGAGGCCGGCAGGCTGGTGACGCTGACGGGGCCGGGCGGGGTCGGTAAGACCCGGCTGGCGGTCGAGGCGGCCTCCGACGCCGCGGCGGCAGGCGGCTTCCCGGACGGTGTGTGGCTGGTCGAACTGGCGGTGCTCGATCGCGGTGATGACCCGGTCGAAGCCGTCGCCGCGCTGCTCGGACTGCGCGACGACGCCGAACCCGGCCTTCCGGCCGCGGCAGGTGGCGGTGCTCCACTCGCCGAGCGGCTCGCCGACGCGTTGCGCGGCAAGCGCGCGCTGCTGGTCCTCGACAACTGCGAGCACGTCATCGACGGCGCGGCCCGGATGGCGGCGCGCCTGCTGGCCGCCGCCCCGCACCTGCGCCTGCTGGCGACGAGTAGGGAGCCGATGGGGATTTCCGGCGAGCGGCTGCGGCTCGTGGCCCCGCTGGCGCTGCCGCCGGCGACCGCCCCGCCCGATCCCGGAGCGCTGCGCCGAACCGGAGCGGTCCGCCTGTTCGAGGAGCGGGCCTCGGCCGCCGCGCCCGGTTTCGAGCTGTCGGACGGCAACGCGGCCGCGGTCGCCGCGGTCTGCCGCCGTCTGGACGGCATCCCGCTCGCCCTGGAACTGGCCGCGACGCGCGTGCGCGTGTTGGGCGTCCACGAGTTGGCGCGGCGCCTCGACGACCGGTTCCGTCTGCTGTCCGGCGGGCGCCGCGACGCCCCGGCGCGGCAGCGGACCCTGCGTTCGGTCATCGACTGGAGTTGGGAGTCGCTTGAGGAGGACGAGCGCGCCGTGCTGCGCCGCCTAGCGGTGCACCGGGACGGATGCACACTGGAAGCCGCCGAGGAGGTCTGCTCGGGTGACGGGGTCGCGCGGGCGGGCGTGCTCGACCTCCTCTCCTCCCTGGTCGACCGTTCCCTCGTGGCCGTGTCCGGCGAGGGGGACGGCCATCGCTACCGCCTGCTGGAATCCATAGCCGCCTACGCCCTGGAACGGCTGGCGGACGCGGGCGAGGTGGACGCCGTGCGCGGTCGGCACGCACGCTACTGCGCCGATCTCGCCGAACGGCTGGAGTCGGGGCTGCGCGGATCCGAGCAGTGCCGTGCCATGGCACGATTCGACGCCGAAGCCGCCGACCTGCGCGCGGCGCTCACCCACAGTGCCGGCGCGGCCGATGCGCGCACCGCACTGCGGATCGCCAACGCGATGGCGTGGTACGGCTACCTGCGCGGCCGCCTGGGCGAGGCCGCCTCCGCGCTGGCGGAGGCGCTGTCCGCCCGTCCGACGCCCGAGGACGCCGAGGCGCGGGCCGAGGCGAAGGCGTGGTCGGCCGGGCTGCGGATCGCCACCGACGCCGAGGGGGTCGGCGAGGCGCTGTGGGACTCCGCGGTCGAAGGGCTGAACGCGGTCGCGGACCCCAGGCGGCGAATGTTCCTCGAATGGTTCCTCGAATGCGCGGGATGGGGACGGGGCGATGCGGAGACGTCGATGGACCGCCTGACCGGCTTACTGGAGCGGGCGGGCGCCGAGGGCGACCGGTGGACGGCCGCGGCGGCGCTGGCCCTGCGGGCGCAGTGGGCCCAGATCCTGGGCGATCTCGGGGCGCAGCACCGGGATGGGGCGCAGAGCGCGGCACTGTTCCGCGAGTTCGGCGACCAGTGGGGTGTCCTGCAGGCGTCCGACGTCCTCAGCCAGCACGCGGAGATCGTCGGCGACTACCCGGAGGCGGAGCGGCGGCACCGCGAGGGCCTGCGGATCGCGGAGACCCTGGGGCTGTCGGGTGCGGCCTCGCTGAAGCTGACCGGCCTGGGGCGGATCGCCCTTCTCACCGGCGACCATGGCAGCGCCCGCACCCTGCACGAACGTGCCGCGCACCTGGCCCGGGAGTACTCCTTCCAGATGGGAATCCAGTTCGCGGAGGCCGGGCTGGCGCTCCTCGCCCGCCGTGAGGGCCGGTTCGACGAAGCCGAGGAGTCCCTCACGTCCTCCCTGGCGTGGAACCGCCGTGCCGACGGCCGCATCGGTGTGGCCTTCATCCTGGCCGAACTGGGCTTCGTCGCGGAACAGCGCGGCGATGCGGCAACGGCCCTGGCCCGTCAGCGCGAGGGCTACGACGCGGCCCGGCGCAGCACCGACCCGCGCGCGACCGCGCTCGCCCTCGAAGGCCTGGCGGGTGCCCACTCCCTGGGCGGCGACCCGCACCACGCCGCCCGCCTCCTGGGCGCGGCCGCGGCGGCCCGCGCGTCGGTCGGCGCTCCGCTTCCCCAGGGTGAACGCGCTGACGTCGACCGCATCACCGCCCGGGTCCGAACGGACCTCGGCGAGGAGGAGTTCGATGCGGAGGCGGCCGCGGGGGCGAGGCGGCACCCCGACGACCTGGTCGGGGATCGGCCCGTCAGAGGAGCCGTTCCGGATCGTGGTGGCGGCCGGTTCCCGTGCAGATCCGGCACTCCTCGATGA